A single region of the Labrus bergylta chromosome 10, fLabBer1.1, whole genome shotgun sequence genome encodes:
- the LOC109981925 gene encoding multiple inositol polyphosphate phosphatase 1-like — MQNFLWKFIIFPVLIYSCCFCDYVNTEDNPNIPAIAKYFNTKGRYEEVNPHLREDILAVNRSVLQPPSAQCQEIHVTAIIRHGTRYPTTRNVKDMQQLHNIVLQNASGKESWLHEIQNQWTMWYTEDMDGRLVQKGVNDHKHLAVRLSKLFPSLITEEKLRGGLIKFITSSKHRCVNSTLSFKAGLTELWAITDKEFDHAVNDALMRFFDQCTRFVEEVDKNPSAVAEVERFKQGPEMRRVQEKIADRLRIAYSLITHDLVEAAFYLCAYEFAIKAINSPWCQLFDDEDAKVMEYASDLREFWKRGYGHDINSKSSCILFHDVFSRLDKAASENKSGQQVTEAVTVQVGHADTLLPLLTLLGFFKDNETLTSLNYATQTQRSFRTSHMLPYAANLLLVLYDCGDGDLRLQPLLNEKPVTFPGLNEASIPLYQQVKECYRELLQGCDFETECQLLKSPAKV; from the exons ATGCAGAACTTTCTTTGGAAATTCATCATCTTTCCTGTTCTTATCTACTCCTGCTGTTTCTGTGATTATGTGAACACAGAGGACAATCCAAACATACCAGCAATCGCCAAATATTTCAACACAAAAGGGAGATACGAAGAAGTAAATCCACATCTTAgagaggacatactggctgtaAACAGATCAGTTTTACAGCCTCCGTCTGCACAATGTCAAGAAATCCATGTGACTGCGATAATAAGACACGGGACAAGGTACCCTACGACCAGAAACGTCAAGGACATGCAGCAGCTTCACAACATCGTCCTGCAAAATGCATCAGGTAAAGAGAGCTGGCTGCATGAGATCCAGAACCAGTGGACGATGTGGTACACAGAAGACATGGACGGCAGACTCGTCCAGAAAGGAGTGAACGATCACAAGCATCTGGCAGTCAGGCTGTCAAAGCTGTTTCCATCATTGATCACAGAGGAGAAGCTCAGAGGTGGTCTGATCAAATTCATAACCAGCTCAAAGCACAGGTGTGTCAACAGCACACTGTCCTTTAAGGCAGGACTGACAGAGCTTTGGGCCATTACAG ATAAGGAGTTTGACCATGCAGTGAATGATGCCCTCATGAGGTTTTTTGACCAGTGCACCAGGTTTGTGGAGGAAGTTGataaaaacccttcagctgtgGCCGAGGTGGAAAGGTTTAAGCAGGGACCAGAGATGAGGAGGGTCCAGGAGAAGATCGCAGACCGTCTCAGAATAGCCTATAGTCTAATCACACATG ATTTGGTTGAGGCTGCATTTTACTTGTGTGCTTATGAATTTGCTATCAAGGCAATAAACTCCCCCTGGTGTCAGCTGTTCGATGACGAAGATGCAAAG GTGATGGAGTATGCAAGTGACCTGAGGGAATTCTGGAAAAGAGGCTACGGCCATGACATTAACAGCAAGTCAAGTTGCATCCTCTTCCATGATGTGTTCAGTCGACTTGACAAAGCAGCAAGCGAGAACAA GTCAGGCCAGCAGGTGACAGAAGCTGTGACGGTCCAGGTGGGCCATGCAGACACCCTCCTgcccctcctcaccctcctggGCTTCTTTAAAGACAACGAGACCCTGACTTCCTTAAATTACGCCACACAGACCCAACGCTCCTTCCGCACCAGCCACATGTTACCATACGCCGCTAACTTACTCCTGGTGCTGTACGACTGTGGTGACGGTGACTTGAGACTGCAGCCTCTGCTCAACGAGAAGCCTGTCACTTTCCCTGGTTTGAATGAGGCCTCCATACCGCTCTATCAGCAAGTCAAAGAGTGCTACAGGGAACTGCTGCAAGGCTGTGACTTTGAGACTGAGTGCCAACTGCTTAAGAGTCCTGCTAAAGTTTAG
- the LOC109981926 gene encoding phosphatidylcholine:ceramide cholinephosphotransferase 1: protein MKKVAQWSADDVSDWLSKEGMPEYMDALRETGGLALLRLTEADFQTPPLSLVSSDGGQQLLERLETLRIETHIEAHKNGHANGHAGGLPNGTTKPQRNGTLGIKDFRMEMVHIPIPTIEASRSSFPVEWGKTGIAFVYAVVCFVTTTVVISVVHERVPPKEHTPPLPDKFFDLFNRVEWAFSICEINGMMLVALWLIQWMLLKHRSIIGRRFFFIVGTLYLYRCITMYITTLPVPGMHFKCSPKLLGNWEAQMRRIMKMIAGGGLSITGSHTMCGDYLYSGHTVMLTLTYLFIKEYSPKRFWWYQWFCWSLSAVGIFCILLAHDHYTVDVVVAYFITTRLFWWYHTMANQQSLKETSQSNPFSRVWWYRLFQYFEENVNGTVPRNYQLPLSWRGLQWNRGVKYSRLDIQ from the exons ATGAAGAAGGTGGCACAATGGTCAGCGGACGACGTCTCTGACTGGCTGAGCAAAGAGGGGATGCCGGAGTACATGGATGCTTTACGTGAGACAGGAGGTCTGGCTCTGCTCAGGCTCACAGAGGCCGATTTCCAGACGCCCCCCCTCTCCCTGGTGTCTTCTGATGGTGGGCAGCAATTGTTGGAGCGACTGGAGACGCTAAGGATAGAGACTCACATTGAGGCTCATAAAAATGGGCATGCAAACGGGCACGCTGGTGGGCTACCGAATGGAACTACCAAGCCTCAAAGGAATGGCACATTGGGGATAAAGGACTTCAGGATGGAGATGGTCCACATCCCCATCCCGACAATTGAGGCCTCTCGCTCCTCATTCCCTGTAGAATGGGGGAAGACAGGCATAGCGTTTGTTTACGCGGTGGTGTGCTTTGTTACAACCACTGTGGTAATTTCAGTAGTCCATGAAAGAGTACCGCCAAAGGAGCATACCCCACCGCTGCCTGATAAATTCTTCGACCTGTTCAATAGGGTGGAGTGGGCCTTCTCCATCTGTGAGATTAACGGCATGATGCTGGTGGCACTGTGGCTGATACAGTGGATGCTCCTCAAACACAG gtcAATAATTGGCAGGCGGTTCTTTTTCATTGTGGGCACACTCTATCTGTACCGGTGTATTACAATGTACATCACAACTCTGCCTGTTCCTGGGATGCACTTCAAATGCTCtccaaag CTTCTTGGGAACTGGGAGGCACAGATGAGGAGAATAATGAAGATGATTGCGGGTGGGGGCCTCTCCATCACAGGTTCCCACACCATGTGTGGAGATTATCTGTACAGCGGCCACACCGTCATGTTAACACTTACATACCTCTTCATCAAGGAGT ATTCTCCTAAACGTTTCTGGTGGTATCAGTGGTTCTGCTGGAGCTTGAGCGCAGTGGGGATTTTCTGCATCCTTTTGGCCCATGACCACTACACCGTGGATGTGGTGGTTGCATACTTTATCACAACGCGTCTCTTTTGGTGGTACCACACAATGGCCAACCAGCAA tcgCTGAAGGAGACATCACAAAGTAACCCTTTCTCGCGGGTGTGGTGGTACAGACTCTTCCAATACTTTGAGGAAAATGTAAACGGCACGGTCCCTCGAAACTATCAGCTGCCGCTGTCATGGCGAGGGTTGCAGTGGAACCGTGGTGTGAAGTACAGCCGACTGGACATCCAGTGA